The uncultured Treponema sp. genome includes a region encoding these proteins:
- a CDS encoding uroporphyrinogen decarboxylase family protein, which yields MSNKKQLVLDALNNKPTERVPVGFWFHYTKNEMLPVSENPEMRKENLDGHKKFVQEFKPDFVKLMSDGYFFEPKTAKFLHNVKSAKELYELKPVSKDDSWITEQVSLVKELTSSFGNEVLTFYNIFAPATAFKWSVEGADKKLAQFIKEDKYAVLYALSVISKNTQAVAEAVISEGKADGIYLSVQTIQDAFVGPDLYAEVISPSELSVLNAAIGAGGKNILHVCGYEGARNNLSLFKNYPANAVNFASVVEGVSLAEAKKIFGGKTIIGGFANTTDGILFSGTKEEIQSETKRILKDSGRTGIILGADCTIPRGTDLQHLEWIREAAE from the coding sequence ATGTCAAACAAAAAGCAGCTTGTGCTTGACGCACTGAACAATAAACCAACAGAGCGTGTTCCTGTGGGATTTTGGTTTCATTATACAAAAAACGAAATGCTCCCGGTTTCAGAAAATCCGGAAATGAGAAAAGAAAATTTGGACGGACACAAAAAATTCGTTCAGGAATTCAAGCCGGACTTTGTAAAACTTATGAGCGACGGATATTTTTTTGAGCCAAAGACAGCAAAGTTTCTTCACAATGTAAAATCCGCAAAAGAGCTTTACGAGCTAAAGCCAGTTTCCAAAGACGACAGCTGGATAACAGAGCAGGTTTCGCTTGTAAAGGAACTTACTTCTTCGTTCGGAAATGAAGTTCTTACTTTTTACAATATTTTTGCTCCGGCGACAGCATTCAAATGGAGTGTTGAAGGCGCGGACAAAAAACTTGCGCAGTTTATAAAAGAAGACAAATATGCAGTTTTGTATGCGTTAAGCGTAATTTCAAAAAACACGCAGGCAGTTGCAGAAGCCGTAATAAGCGAAGGCAAGGCAGACGGAATTTATCTTAGTGTGCAGACAATTCAAGACGCTTTTGTAGGTCCTGATTTGTACGCGGAAGTAATTTCTCCGTCGGAACTTTCTGTGCTGAATGCCGCGATTGGCGCAGGCGGAAAAAATATTCTGCACGTATGCGGCTACGAGGGAGCAAGAAACAATCTTTCGCTGTTCAAGAATTATCCTGCGAACGCTGTAAATTTTGCTTCGGTTGTTGAAGGAGTTTCGCTTGCGGAAGCAAAAAAAATTTTCGGCGGAAAAACAATAATCGGTGGATTCGCAAACACAACAGACGGAATTCTTTTCAGCGGAACAAAAGAAGAAATTCAGTCTGAAACAAAACGGATTCTAAAAGATTCAGGACGCACTGGAATAATCCTTGGAGCGGACTGCACAATTCCGCGCGGCACAGATTTGCAGCATCTTGAATGGATCCGCGAAGCCGCAGAGTAA